One genomic segment of Pseudomonas sp. RU47 includes these proteins:
- the ilvN gene encoding acetolactate synthase small subunit has translation MRHIISLLLENEPGALSRVVGLFSQRNYNIESLTVAPTEDPTLSRLTLTTVGHDEVIEQITKNLNKLIEVVKLVDLSESAHIERELMLVKVKATGAQRAEIKRTTDIYRGQIVDVSASVYTVQLTGTSDKLDSFIQSIGTASILETVRSGVTGIARGDKVLSI, from the coding sequence ATGCGGCACATTATTTCCTTGCTTCTGGAAAACGAACCCGGCGCTTTGTCTCGCGTAGTCGGCCTGTTCTCGCAGCGCAACTACAACATCGAAAGCCTGACCGTGGCCCCGACCGAAGACCCGACCCTGTCGCGTCTGACGCTGACCACTGTGGGCCACGATGAAGTCATCGAGCAGATCACCAAAAACCTGAACAAGCTGATCGAAGTGGTCAAGCTGGTGGACCTGTCGGAAAGCGCTCACATCGAGCGCGAGCTGATGCTGGTCAAGGTCAAGGCCACTGGCGCCCAGCGCGCCGAGATCAAACGCACCACCGATATTTACCGTGGACAGATCGTCGACGTCAGCGCCAGCGTGTATACCGTTCAATTGACCGGTACCAGCGACAAGCTCGACAGCTTCATTCAGTCCATCGGCACCGCATCGATTCTGGAAACCGTCCGTAGCGGCGTGACCGGCATTGCCCGCGGCGACAAAGTACTCAGCATCTAA
- the msrQ gene encoding protein-methionine-sulfoxide reductase heme-binding subunit MsrQ, translated as MRFPLWRIGVFIAAAIWPMLWLYQALGDLLGPDPGKVLVDRLGLGTLVLLLITLSMTPMQKLSGWAGWIAVRRQLGLWCFAYVVLHLLSYMAFILGFDWSQLAVELRKRPYIIVGALGFLGLLALAVTSNRYSQRRLGLRWKKLHRLVYVILGLGLLHMLWIVRADLEEWAIYAFTGVVLLLLRIPPVMRRIPRLLAKKQVLQEKRN; from the coding sequence ATGCGATTTCCGTTATGGCGTATAGGCGTTTTCATTGCGGCGGCTATCTGGCCGATGCTGTGGTTGTATCAGGCTCTCGGGGATTTGCTCGGGCCTGATCCTGGCAAAGTGTTGGTAGATCGGTTGGGCTTGGGGACGTTGGTGTTGTTACTGATCACCCTGAGCATGACGCCTATGCAGAAGCTTTCCGGCTGGGCAGGGTGGATTGCAGTGCGCCGACAGTTGGGACTTTGGTGTTTTGCCTATGTGGTTTTGCATCTGCTTAGCTATATGGCTTTTATTCTGGGTTTCGATTGGTCGCAGCTGGCGGTCGAGTTGCGCAAGCGGCCCTACATAATAGTGGGGGCGTTGGGCTTTCTCGGATTGTTGGCGCTGGCGGTGACGTCCAATCGCTACAGTCAGCGTCGTCTGGGCTTGCGCTGGAAGAAGCTGCATCGCCTGGTGTATGTGATTCTGGGATTGGGTTTGCTGCATATGCTGTGGATCGTGCGCGCTGATCTCGAGGAGTGGGCGATCTATGCCTTTACAGGCGTGGTGCTTCTGCTACTGCGTATTCCGCCGGTGATGCGGCGGATCCCGCGTTTGCTGGCTAAAAAGCAGGTTTTGCAAGAAAAGCGAAATTAA
- the ilvC gene encoding ketol-acid reductoisomerase → MKVFYDKDCDLSIIQGKKVAIIGYGSQGHAQACNLKDSGVDVTVGLRKGSATVAKAEAHGLKVTDVASAVAAADLVMILTPDEFQSSLYKNEIEPNIKKGATLAFSHGFAIHYNQVVPRADLDVIMIAPKAPGHTVRSEFVKGGGIPDLIAIYQDASGNAKNVALSYAAGVGGGRTGIIETTFKDETETDLFGEQAVLCGGTVELVKAGFETLVEAGYAPEMAYFECLHELKLIVDLMYEGGIANMNYSISNNAEYGEYVTGPEVINAESRQAMRNALKRIQDGEYAKMFISEGATGYPSMTAKRRNNAAHGIEVIGEQLRSMMPWIGANKIVDKAKN, encoded by the coding sequence ATGAAAGTTTTCTACGATAAAGACTGCGACCTGTCGATCATCCAGGGCAAGAAAGTTGCCATCATCGGTTACGGTTCCCAGGGCCACGCCCAAGCGTGCAACCTGAAAGACTCCGGTGTCGACGTTACCGTTGGTCTGCGTAAAGGTTCGGCCACCGTTGCCAAAGCTGAAGCTCACGGCCTGAAAGTGACCGACGTTGCTTCCGCTGTTGCTGCTGCCGACCTGGTCATGATCCTGACCCCGGACGAGTTCCAGTCCTCCCTGTACAAGAACGAAATCGAGCCGAACATCAAGAAAGGCGCCACCCTGGCCTTCTCCCACGGCTTCGCGATCCATTACAACCAGGTTGTTCCGCGTGCCGACCTCGACGTGATCATGATCGCGCCGAAAGCTCCGGGTCACACCGTACGTTCCGAGTTCGTGAAGGGTGGCGGTATCCCTGACCTGATCGCGATCTACCAGGACGCCTCGGGCAACGCCAAAAACGTTGCACTGTCCTACGCGGCAGGTGTTGGTGGCGGTCGTACCGGCATCATCGAAACCACTTTCAAGGACGAGACCGAAACCGACCTGTTCGGCGAACAAGCCGTACTGTGCGGCGGTACCGTTGAACTGGTAAAAGCCGGTTTCGAAACCCTGGTTGAAGCTGGCTACGCGCCGGAAATGGCCTACTTCGAGTGCCTGCACGAACTGAAGCTGATCGTTGACCTCATGTACGAAGGCGGTATCGCCAACATGAACTACTCGATCTCCAACAACGCCGAATACGGCGAGTACGTGACTGGCCCGGAAGTGATCAACGCCGAGTCCCGTCAGGCCATGCGCAACGCCCTGAAACGTATTCAGGATGGCGAATACGCCAAAATGTTCATCAGCGAAGGCGCAACCGGCTACCCTTCGATGACCGCCAAGCGTCGTAACAACGCCGCTCACGGTATCGAAGTCATCGGCGAGCAACTGCGCTCCATGATGCCGTGGATCGGTGCCAACAAGATCGTCGACAAAGCCAAAAACTAA
- a CDS encoding PqiB family protein has product MTDLPVAKTRPASNWSAIWVLPLIALIIGGWLGWRAYSETGIEIQIRFESGEGIQANKTEVMYKGMSVGKVKALKLDDEGNSKGVIATVEMNKDVEQYLKTSTRFWLVKPSVTLAGITGLETLVSGNYVAISPGEGEPVRKFKALAEEPPLSDAKPGLHLTIKADRLGSLDRGSPVFYKQIKVGQIKSYVLSEDQSTVELKVFIEPTYAKLVRKHTRFWNASGISIDANLSGVKVRSESLASIVAGGIAFATPENRKDSPPTDPSLPFRLYEDFDAAAAGIRVKVKLSDFEGLQAGRTPVMYKGIQVGNMKALKVDPDLNSATAELTLDPLAEDYLVDGTQFWVVKPSISLAGITGLEALVKGNYIAVRPGDKGAAPKREFEARPKAPPLDLRSPGLHLVLFTDVLGSIDVGSPILYKQVKVGSVQSYQFSKTKKQLVIGVHIDKEYENLVNASTRFWNVSGITLTGGLTGGIQVKSESLQTLMAGGIAFETPQAKAPLQKRIPRFRLFANHDEANQKGAVVTIKVDRADGLRSGTPVRFKGLDVGKIESVDLTDDLQSVILTARITEVPEKIARVGSQFWVVKPELGLIKTANLETLVTGQYIEVQPAAKNLGPQKNFVALASAPEVTKQEAGLSLVLSAARRGSLKPGVPVTYREITVGKVTGYELGQTADRVLVHILIEPKYAPLVRSGSRFWNTSGVGFDIGLFNGLTVRTESLETAIQGGIAFATPDGERMGNPARAEQTFPLFDKFEDEWLTWAPKISLGK; this is encoded by the coding sequence ATGACTGATTTGCCCGTAGCGAAAACCCGACCGGCTTCGAACTGGTCTGCCATTTGGGTACTGCCCCTGATCGCGCTGATCATCGGCGGCTGGCTCGGCTGGCGTGCCTATTCCGAAACCGGTATCGAAATTCAGATCCGCTTTGAAAGCGGTGAAGGCATTCAGGCCAACAAGACCGAGGTCATGTACAAAGGCATGTCGGTCGGTAAGGTCAAGGCGCTCAAGCTCGACGATGAGGGCAACTCCAAAGGCGTGATTGCCACCGTCGAGATGAATAAAGACGTCGAGCAATACCTCAAAACCAGCACGCGCTTCTGGCTGGTCAAACCGAGTGTGACCCTGGCCGGTATTACCGGTCTGGAAACCCTGGTTTCGGGTAACTACGTGGCCATCAGTCCCGGCGAAGGCGAGCCGGTGCGCAAGTTCAAAGCGCTGGCCGAAGAGCCGCCGCTGTCTGATGCCAAACCCGGTCTGCACCTGACCATCAAGGCGGATCGTCTCGGCTCTTTGGACCGCGGCAGCCCGGTGTTCTACAAGCAAATCAAGGTTGGCCAGATCAAAAGCTACGTGCTCTCGGAAGACCAAAGTACCGTTGAGCTCAAAGTCTTCATCGAGCCGACCTACGCCAAACTGGTGCGCAAACACACGCGTTTCTGGAACGCCAGCGGCATCAGCATCGACGCCAACCTGTCCGGCGTGAAAGTACGCAGCGAATCGCTGGCCAGCATCGTCGCGGGTGGTATCGCCTTCGCCACACCGGAAAACCGCAAAGACAGCCCGCCGACCGATCCTAGCCTGCCGTTCCGTCTCTATGAGGACTTCGACGCTGCCGCTGCCGGGATCCGCGTAAAGGTCAAACTCAGCGACTTCGAAGGACTGCAGGCCGGCCGCACACCGGTGATGTACAAAGGCATTCAGGTCGGCAACATGAAGGCGCTGAAGGTTGATCCTGACCTGAACAGTGCTACAGCCGAGCTCACTCTCGATCCATTGGCTGAGGACTATCTGGTCGATGGCACGCAGTTCTGGGTAGTTAAACCGTCGATTTCTCTGGCTGGGATCACCGGTCTGGAAGCCTTGGTGAAAGGTAACTACATCGCCGTACGCCCGGGCGACAAAGGTGCGGCACCGAAACGCGAATTCGAGGCCCGGCCAAAGGCGCCGCCGCTGGATCTGCGCTCACCGGGCTTGCACCTGGTGCTGTTCACCGATGTCCTCGGCTCGATCGATGTCGGCAGTCCAATTCTGTACAAACAGGTCAAGGTCGGTTCGGTGCAGAGCTATCAGTTCTCCAAGACCAAGAAGCAATTGGTCATTGGCGTGCACATCGATAAGGAATACGAAAACCTGGTCAACGCCTCGACGCGCTTTTGGAATGTCAGTGGCATCACGTTGACCGGCGGACTGACCGGTGGCATTCAGGTCAAGAGTGAGTCGCTGCAGACCCTGATGGCCGGTGGTATCGCCTTCGAGACACCGCAAGCGAAGGCGCCGCTGCAGAAACGTATTCCGCGTTTCCGCCTGTTCGCCAACCATGATGAGGCGAATCAGAAAGGCGCGGTGGTGACGATCAAAGTCGATCGCGCTGATGGTCTGCGTAGTGGCACCCCAGTGCGCTTCAAGGGCCTGGATGTCGGCAAGATTGAAAGTGTTGATCTGACTGACGATCTGCAATCGGTGATCCTCACGGCGCGCATCACTGAAGTGCCGGAGAAGATCGCCCGAGTCGGCAGTCAATTCTGGGTGGTCAAACCGGAGCTCGGCCTGATCAAGACTGCCAATCTGGAAACCCTCGTGACCGGGCAGTACATCGAAGTGCAGCCGGCGGCGAAGAACCTCGGCCCGCAGAAAAACTTCGTTGCCCTGGCCAGTGCGCCGGAAGTCACCAAGCAAGAGGCGGGTCTGAGTCTGGTACTGAGCGCTGCCCGTCGTGGTTCGCTGAAGCCGGGTGTGCCAGTCACCTACCGCGAAATTACTGTGGGTAAGGTCACCGGTTATGAACTGGGCCAGACCGCTGATCGCGTGTTGGTGCACATTTTGATCGAGCCGAAATACGCGCCACTGGTACGTAGCGGCAGCCGCTTCTGGAACACCAGCGGTGTCGGTTTCGATATCGGTTTGTTCAACGGGCTGACGGTGCGCACCGAGTCGCTGGAGACGGCGATTCAGGGCGGGATTGCTTTTGCTACGCCGGATGGCGAGCGCATGGGTAACCCGGCGCGGGCTGAGCAGACGTTTCCGTTGTTCGACAAGTTTGAGGATGAGTGGCTGACGTGGGCGCCGAAGATTTCCCTCGGTAAATAA
- the pssA gene encoding CDP-diacylglycerol--serine O-phosphatidyltransferase has product MSERPEEPNKASDAESLLPIDEHIEEGHDAEGRKVRHRGIYLLPNLFTTANLFAGFYSIINSMSAQAALSAGDSANASKYFAFAAIAIFVAMVLDGLDGRVARMTNTQSAFGAEYDSLSDMVAFGVAPALLAFGWALGDMGKVGWMVAFIYVAGAALRLARFNTQVGTADKRYFIGLASPAAAGVVAGIVWAFSDYGIQGSKMSFLVALMVAAAGMLMVSNIKYNSFKELDLKGRVPFVAILAVVLVFAVVFSDPPRILLLVFLAYAASGPVQYLLHLRRHKKAE; this is encoded by the coding sequence ATGAGCGAACGTCCCGAAGAGCCGAACAAGGCTTCTGACGCCGAAAGCCTGCTGCCCATCGATGAACACATCGAAGAAGGGCACGACGCAGAAGGTCGTAAAGTCCGGCATCGTGGTATCTATCTGCTGCCGAATCTGTTCACCACTGCGAACCTGTTCGCAGGGTTTTATTCCATCATCAACTCCATGAGCGCTCAGGCTGCTCTAAGCGCTGGCGACTCAGCCAATGCGAGCAAGTATTTCGCGTTCGCCGCGATCGCGATATTCGTCGCCATGGTGCTCGACGGCCTCGACGGTCGCGTGGCGCGCATGACCAATACGCAAAGTGCCTTCGGCGCCGAGTACGACTCGCTGTCGGACATGGTCGCTTTCGGCGTTGCACCGGCGTTGCTGGCATTCGGTTGGGCGCTGGGTGACATGGGCAAGGTCGGCTGGATGGTCGCCTTCATTTATGTTGCGGGCGCGGCGTTGCGTCTGGCGCGCTTCAATACTCAGGTGGGTACGGCTGACAAGCGCTACTTCATCGGTCTGGCCAGTCCGGCGGCTGCCGGTGTGGTTGCAGGTATTGTCTGGGCGTTCAGCGATTACGGCATTCAAGGTTCGAAGATGTCGTTCCTGGTCGCACTGATGGTTGCGGCGGCCGGCATGCTGATGGTCAGTAATATCAAGTACAACAGCTTTAAGGAGCTGGATCTGAAAGGTCGCGTGCCGTTCGTGGCGATCCTTGCGGTGGTGCTGGTGTTCGCCGTGGTCTTCAGCGATCCACCGCGCATTCTGCTGCTGGTGTTCCTCGCCTACGCCGCTTCTGGCCCGGTGCAGTACCTGTTGCATCTTCGTCGGCACAAAAAAGCCGAGTGA
- a CDS encoding paraquat-inducible protein A, producing MRAIDAGILVCTECHELNKQEADTDEQTCTRCGALVHARRPNSLVRTWALLITAAIIYIPANVLPIMTVSSLGQGDPSTIMSGVIQLVQHGMIPIAAVVFIASILVPTFKLVGIALLLFSVQRRQPLSARQRIWMYRFIEFIGRWSMLDIFVIAILVAVVNFGRLASVEANLGAIAFASVVILTMLAAVTFDPRLIWDNTESDDDHD from the coding sequence ATGCGGGCGATTGATGCGGGCATTCTGGTGTGTACCGAATGCCACGAATTGAACAAACAGGAAGCGGATACCGACGAGCAAACCTGCACCCGCTGCGGTGCGCTGGTTCACGCTCGCCGTCCGAACAGCCTCGTGCGCACCTGGGCACTGCTGATCACGGCAGCAATCATCTATATTCCGGCCAATGTCTTGCCGATCATGACGGTCAGCTCCTTGGGTCAGGGTGATCCGAGCACAATCATGTCCGGCGTGATCCAGTTGGTGCAGCACGGCATGATTCCGATCGCGGCCGTGGTGTTTATCGCCAGTATTCTGGTGCCCACCTTCAAACTGGTCGGCATCGCACTGCTGTTGTTTTCGGTGCAACGACGTCAGCCATTGTCGGCTCGTCAGCGCATCTGGATGTACCGCTTCATCGAGTTCATCGGCCGCTGGTCGATGCTCGATATTTTTGTGATCGCCATTCTCGTGGCGGTCGTCAACTTCGGCCGGCTTGCCAGTGTCGAAGCCAATCTTGGTGCCATCGCCTTCGCCAGTGTGGTGATTCTGACGATGCTCGCCGCAGTAACTTTCGATCCCCGACTGATTTGGGATAACACGGAGTCGGACGACGACCATGACTGA
- a CDS encoding paraquat-inducible protein A, whose product MSESVDAPGLSDLPLEDLVACHECDLLMRKPKLAHGEKALCPRCGYELYAHRHNVVQRSLALVIAALLLYIPANFLPIMQLNILGQSSQDTVWSGVLGLFNTDMQGVSIVVFLCSMAIPLLKLLCQLFVLLTIRFNVGRSYGLLLYRIYHHLKDWGMLEVYLMGVLVAIVKLADMAAITVGLGLVCFIGLLLVQVWLEVVMSPHQIWQALSGEDAHAGD is encoded by the coding sequence ATGTCAGAGTCGGTTGACGCCCCCGGGCTGTCAGATTTACCGCTGGAAGACTTGGTGGCCTGTCATGAGTGCGACCTGCTGATGCGCAAGCCAAAACTTGCCCATGGCGAAAAAGCCCTCTGCCCACGCTGCGGTTACGAGTTGTACGCCCACCGCCATAACGTGGTGCAGCGCAGCCTTGCCTTGGTGATTGCGGCATTGCTGTTGTACATCCCGGCAAACTTTTTACCCATCATGCAGCTCAATATCCTCGGGCAGTCTTCGCAGGATACGGTCTGGAGTGGCGTGCTCGGCCTGTTCAACACCGACATGCAGGGCGTTTCGATCGTCGTCTTCCTGTGCAGCATGGCCATACCGCTGCTCAAGTTGCTGTGCCAGTTATTCGTTTTGCTGACGATTCGCTTCAATGTCGGACGCAGCTACGGCTTGCTGCTCTATCGCATTTATCACCACCTCAAAGACTGGGGAATGCTCGAGGTCTACCTCATGGGCGTACTGGTGGCGATCGTCAAACTGGCGGACATGGCCGCCATTACCGTAGGTCTGGGCTTGGTGTGTTTCATCGGTCTGTTGTTGGTGCAGGTCTGGCTGGAAGTGGTGATGTCACCGCACCAGATCTGGCAGGCGTTATCAGGAGAGGACGCTCATGCGGGCGATTGA
- the msrP gene encoding protein-methionine-sulfoxide reductase catalytic subunit MsrP gives MLIKVPKASDCHESDVTPEAIYLSRRQLLGATAAGIAVSSLPRWANADDAARYADVEPGKAPAWFNDKLSSTKWGAVNVKDEAITPYKDATHYNNFYEFGTDKGDPAANAGSLKTEPWSVVIDGEVGKPGRYALEDFMKPYQLEERIYRLRCVEAWSMVIPWIGFPISALLKQVEPTSKAKYIRFETLQDPKSMPGQRSGFALIDWPYVEGLRLDEAMNPLAILAVGMYGRELPNQNGAPLRLVVPWKYGFKSVKSIVRISLVSEQPKTTWQSIAADEYGFYANVNPTVDHPRWTQARERRLPNSLFKPNVRDTQMFNGYSDEVASLYTGLDLRKNY, from the coding sequence ATGTTGATCAAAGTCCCCAAAGCGTCCGACTGCCACGAGTCGGATGTCACGCCTGAAGCCATTTATCTCTCTCGCCGCCAATTGTTGGGGGCCACTGCTGCCGGTATCGCCGTCAGCAGCCTGCCGCGTTGGGCCAATGCCGACGATGCGGCGCGGTATGCCGATGTCGAGCCGGGCAAGGCACCTGCATGGTTTAACGACAAGCTGTCCTCTACTAAATGGGGAGCGGTCAACGTTAAGGATGAGGCGATCACGCCTTATAAAGACGCCACCCATTACAACAACTTCTATGAGTTCGGAACCGACAAGGGTGATCCGGCAGCTAATGCCGGCTCACTGAAAACCGAACCATGGAGCGTAGTGATCGACGGGGAGGTGGGTAAGCCAGGGCGCTATGCGCTGGAAGACTTCATGAAGCCTTACCAGTTGGAGGAGCGTATCTATCGTTTGCGCTGTGTCGAGGCGTGGTCGATGGTTATTCCGTGGATTGGCTTTCCGATCTCGGCGCTGCTCAAGCAGGTCGAGCCAACGTCCAAAGCCAAATACATTCGCTTTGAAACCTTGCAGGATCCCAAGAGCATGCCCGGGCAGCGCTCCGGTTTTGCCTTGATTGACTGGCCTTATGTAGAAGGCTTGCGTCTGGATGAGGCGATGAACCCATTGGCGATACTGGCGGTGGGCATGTATGGCCGCGAACTGCCGAATCAGAATGGCGCGCCGCTGCGTCTGGTGGTGCCATGGAAGTATGGCTTCAAGAGCGTTAAATCCATCGTGCGAATCAGTCTGGTCAGCGAGCAACCGAAGACGACCTGGCAGAGCATTGCGGCGGATGAATACGGCTTCTACGCGAATGTGAATCCGACGGTTGATCACCCGCGCTGGACCCAGGCGCGGGAGCGGCGTTTACCGAACAGTCTGTTCAAGCCGAATGTACGAGATACGCAGATGTTCAACGGCTACTCGGATGAAGTCGCTTCTTTATATACAGGGCTCGATCTGCGGAAGAACTACTGA
- the mksF gene encoding Mks condensin complex protein MksF, with the protein MSQERYGIRRFALLNTAGYSLGLFPLEEPLSVYGANNLGKSASINALQFPILARMSDMSFGKYSLEQSRRFYFASDTSYILVEVNLPHGPHVIGVVGRGPGGGFGHQFFAYAGKLDLAHYQKNDTCLRQKELFSNLEKEGLKAYELKPDELRRLLVGGHTSIPLDLTLIPLRSTSEQSLKTFRALFINLLHMREITAAKLKQLFLDAFEHSLRSGSVDYIAACEEAFRDVRRMEQDYNSLVAAGPLVEALANGVKQRDVLRGKLHRLSPLLDSLLGTWSDYASARKEELTIQADHYRGEQDSLQNDQRGGTQELMRLEREISGIQRWLGELSVLKNRFALVDDVKVLEQQLLAAKDAHDELAGALAQSRQFSAEDLEERVRDLEKRLKSVKQQLDHADNNSYARLREEFSQQDVERLMRLFNSALFSLPLGEHGITLDDDGEWVKSVELILDGFKGERFEVPGLSIDISHIEPPALQALADRAALRDQKERLEKELKQLKTQQAVAADRAASKTQTEALYQQVLDAQKALEDFRRTQTLSAEESDKLEQLAQMEGAQDELKRSSDAFTERVQQLSAKLQLVGRQIADMEAKQRTLDDALRRRQLLPADLPFGTPFMDPVDDSMDNLLPLLNDYQDSWQGLLRADGQIEALYAQVRLKGVAKFDSEDDMERRLSLLINAYAHRTDEALTLGKARRAAVTDIARTLRNIRSDYDSLEHQLALFNREINKRQVSNLQSFRIVLAPNKEALKHIDQIIHSAGQYEEGETLSVFDLSQSAEQDNKNEEAKEYLARLVAANHNQLGLKDLFELAFEITKVNGQPVIHTDIDGAASNGTTMTIKALTNMYLLLHLMDRDQAGRVRLPYYLDEAADIDEKNQAALLETSLQLGFVPILASVKPQVCASVAIDLEGGSGPAGIYIDEADWKYIRRHDVVKATLNVEADEPELDAV; encoded by the coding sequence ATGAGCCAGGAACGCTACGGCATCCGCCGCTTTGCCCTTTTGAACACCGCCGGTTACAGCCTCGGCCTGTTCCCGCTGGAAGAACCGTTGTCGGTTTACGGCGCGAACAACCTCGGTAAATCGGCGTCGATCAACGCCTTGCAGTTCCCGATTCTGGCGCGCATGTCGGACATGAGTTTCGGCAAGTACAGCCTCGAACAGTCGCGGCGTTTCTACTTCGCTTCCGACACCAGCTACATCCTCGTCGAAGTGAACCTGCCCCATGGCCCGCACGTGATCGGCGTGGTCGGTCGCGGCCCGGGCGGTGGTTTCGGTCACCAGTTCTTTGCCTACGCCGGCAAGCTTGATCTGGCGCATTACCAGAAGAACGACACCTGCCTGCGCCAGAAAGAGCTGTTCAGCAACCTTGAGAAAGAAGGCCTGAAAGCTTACGAACTCAAGCCGGATGAATTGCGTCGCTTGCTGGTGGGCGGTCATACGTCGATTCCGCTCGACCTGACGCTGATCCCGCTGCGCTCCACCAGCGAACAGAGCCTGAAGACCTTCCGCGCGTTGTTCATCAACCTGCTGCACATGCGCGAAATCACCGCGGCCAAACTCAAGCAGTTGTTCCTCGATGCCTTCGAGCACAGCCTGCGTTCCGGTAGCGTCGATTACATCGCCGCGTGTGAAGAAGCCTTCCGCGATGTGCGGCGCATGGAACAGGACTACAACTCGCTGGTCGCGGCCGGCCCGCTGGTTGAGGCCTTGGCCAATGGCGTGAAACAGCGCGACGTGCTGCGCGGCAAACTGCATCGCCTGTCGCCGCTGCTCGACTCGTTGCTCGGCACCTGGTCGGACTACGCCAGTGCGCGCAAGGAAGAGCTGACTATTCAGGCCGACCACTACCGTGGCGAGCAGGACAGTCTGCAAAACGATCAACGCGGTGGCACCCAGGAACTGATGCGTCTGGAGCGGGAAATTTCCGGCATCCAGCGCTGGCTCGGTGAGCTGTCGGTGTTGAAGAATCGCTTCGCGCTGGTCGATGACGTCAAAGTGCTCGAGCAACAATTGCTCGCGGCCAAGGACGCTCACGACGAACTGGCCGGTGCCCTGGCGCAATCCCGCCAGTTCAGTGCGGAAGATCTGGAAGAGCGCGTGCGCGATCTGGAAAAACGCCTGAAGTCGGTGAAGCAGCAACTCGATCACGCCGACAACAACAGCTACGCCCGCCTGCGCGAAGAGTTCTCGCAGCAGGATGTCGAGCGTCTGATGCGTCTGTTCAACAGCGCCCTGTTCAGCCTGCCGCTGGGTGAACACGGCATCACCCTCGACGACGATGGCGAGTGGGTCAAATCGGTCGAGCTGATCCTTGATGGTTTCAAAGGCGAGCGCTTCGAAGTGCCGGGCCTGTCCATCGACATCTCGCACATCGAGCCACCGGCGCTGCAAGCCTTGGCTGACCGCGCGGCATTGCGCGATCAGAAAGAGCGTCTGGAAAAAGAACTCAAGCAACTGAAAACCCAGCAGGCCGTGGCCGCCGACCGCGCCGCGAGCAAGACCCAGACCGAAGCGCTGTACCAGCAAGTGCTGGACGCGCAGAAAGCCCTGGAAGATTTCCGCCGCACGCAGACTTTGAGCGCTGAAGAAAGCGACAAACTCGAACAACTGGCGCAGATGGAAGGCGCGCAGGACGAACTCAAGCGCTCCAGCGATGCCTTCACCGAGCGCGTCCAGCAACTGTCGGCCAAGCTGCAACTGGTCGGCCGGCAGATCGCCGATATGGAAGCCAAGCAACGCACCCTCGACGATGCGCTGCGCCGTCGTCAGCTGTTGCCGGCGGATCTGCCATTCGGTACGCCGTTCATGGATCCGGTCGACGACTCGATGGACAACCTGCTACCGCTGCTCAACGACTACCAGGACAGCTGGCAAGGTCTGCTGCGCGCCGATGGCCAGATCGAAGCGCTGTACGCGCAGGTGCGCCTCAAAGGCGTGGCCAAGTTCGACAGCGAAGACGACATGGAGCGCCGCCTGTCGTTGCTGATCAACGCTTATGCGCACCGCACCGATGAAGCGCTGACGCTGGGCAAGGCCCGTCGTGCGGCGGTCACCGACATCGCCCGGACCCTGCGCAACATTCGCAGCGACTACGACAGCCTCGAGCATCAACTGGCGCTGTTCAACCGCGAGATCAACAAGCGTCAGGTGTCCAACCTGCAGAGCTTCCGCATCGTCCTCGCGCCGAACAAAGAAGCCCTCAAGCACATCGACCAGATCATCCACAGCGCCGGTCAGTACGAAGAAGGCGAAACCCTGTCGGTGTTCGACCTCAGCCAAAGTGCCGAACAGGACAACAAGAACGAAGAGGCCAAGGAATACCTGGCGCGGCTGGTGGCGGCAAACCACAACCAGCTCGGTCTCAAGGACTTGTTCGAACTGGCGTTCGAGATCACCAAGGTCAACGGTCAGCCGGTGATCCACACCGACATCGATGGCGCGGCGTCCAACGGTACGACGATGACCATCAAGGCGCTGACCAACATGTATTTGTTGCTGCACTTGATGGATCGCGATCAGGCCGGCCGCGTGCGTCTGCCGTACTACCTCGATGAGGCGGCGGACATCGACGAGAAGAACCAGGCCGCGCTGCTGGAAACCAGTCTGCAACTGGGCTTCGTGCCGATTCTGGCGAGTGTGAAGCCGCAGGTCTGCGCCAGTGTCGCGATCGACCTGGAAGGCGGCAGTGGCCCGGCGGGGATCTACATTGATGAGGCGGACTGGAAGTACATCCGTCGCCATGATGTGGTGAAGGCAACGCTGAATGTCGAGGCGGATGAACCGGAGCTGGATGCGGTTTGA